A region from the Brassica napus cultivar Da-Ae chromosome C8, Da-Ae, whole genome shotgun sequence genome encodes:
- the LOC106415494 gene encoding protein SCARECROW-like, with protein MAESSGKTTSSDNNSSSNRTVPPPPPPPPASAMVRKRLASEMSSSSSLNNNQRPPPPHRASHLPDSNYIVTAAAADSTTHPTPPVSVCGFSGLPVFPSDNNNRTAMSVQPMEQQDSSSSSPTVWVDAIIRDLINSSASVSIPQLIQNVRDIIFPCNPNLGALLEYRLRSLMLLDPPPSSSDPPPPPQPFEPLYHQQQQQQQQQQPKPPTPPPPPPVQQQERENSPPPPETVTTTTTTTTAEALRERKEEIKRQKQDEEGLHLLTLLLQCAEAVSADNLEEANKLLLEISQLSTPYGTSAQRVAAYFSEAMSARLLNSCLGIYAALPSRWMPQTHSLKMVSAFQVFNGISPLVKFSHFTANQAIQEAFEKEDCVHIIDLDIMQGLQWPGLFHILASRPGGPPHVRLTGLGTSMEALQATGKRLSDFADKLGLPFEFCPLAEKVGNLDAERLNVRKREAVAVHWLQHSLYDVTGSDTHTLWLLQRLAPKVVTVVEQDLSHAGSFLGRFVEAIHYYSALFDSLGASYGEESEERHVVEQQLLSKEIRNVLAVGGPSRSGEVKFESWREKMQQCGFKGISLAGNAATQATLLLGMFPSDGYTLVDDNGTLKLGWKDLSLLTASAWTPCS; from the exons ATGGCGGAATCGAGCGGTAAAACAACTTCTTCCGACAACAACAGCAGCAGCAACCGTActgttcctcctcctcctcctcctcctcctgcttCAGCTATGGTGAGAAAGAGATTAGCTTCGGAGatgtcttcatcttcttccttaaaCAACAACCAACGTCCTCCTCCTCCCCACCGTGCCTCTCACCTCCCTGACTCCAACTACATCGtcacggcggcggcggcggactCGACAACCCACCCGACACCACCTGTCTCTGTCTGCGGCTTCTCCGGTCTACCGGTTTTTCCTTCCGACAACAACAACCGGACAGCTATGTCCGTACAGCCAATGGAGCAACaagactcttcttcttcttcgcctaCTGTCTGGGTCGACGCCATTATCAGAGACTTAATCAACTCCTCTGCTTCAGTCTCCATCCCTCAGCTCATCCAAAACGTTAGAGACATCATCTTCCCTTGCAACCCTAACCTCGGCGCTCTCCTCGAGTACAGACTCCGCTCTCTCATGCTTCTTGATCCTCCTCCCTCCTCCTCCgaccctcctcctcctcctcagccTTTTGAGCCTCTCTAccatcagcaacaacaacaacaacaacaacaacagcctAAGCCTCctacacctcctcctcctcctccggttcAGCAGCAAGAAAGGGAGAACTCTCCACCGCCGCCGGAGACCGTGaccaccaccacgaccacgaccacgGCGGAGGCgttgagagagagaaaagaagagatCAAGCGTCAGAAGCAAGACGAAGAAGGTTTGCATCTCCTCACTCTCCTCCTCCAATGCGCCGAAGCTGTCTCCGCCGATAACCTCGAAGAAGCCAACAAGCTCCTCCTCGAGATCTCTCAGCTCTCCACTCCCTACGGAACGTCCGCGCAGCGAGTCGCCGCTTACTTCTCCGAAGCCATGTCCGCCCGCCTGCTCAACTCCTGCCTCGGCATCTACGCGGCGTTGCCTTCGCGGTGGATGCCGCAGACCCACAGCTTGAAGATGGTCTCTGCCTTCCAGGTGTTCAACGGGATAAGCCCTCTGGTGAAGTTCTCGCACTTCACGGCTAACCAAGCGATTCAAGAAGCGTTTGAGAAGGAAGATTGTGTCCACATCATCGATTTGGACATCATGCAGGGGCTTCAGTGGCCTGGTTTGTTTCATATACTTGCTTCTAGACCGGGAGGGCCTCCTCACGTGCGTCTCACGGGTCTCGGTACTTCTATGGAAGCTCTTCAGGCTACTGGGAAACGTCTTTCGGATTTCGCGGATAAGCTGGGTTTGCCTTTTGAGTTCTGTCCTTTGGCTGAGAAAGTTGGGAACTTGGATGCTGAGAGACTCAATGTGAGGAAGAGAGAAGCTGTTGCTGTTCATTGGCTTCAGCATTCTCTTTATGATGTTACTGGCTCTGATACACACACTCTATGGTTACTCCAAAG ATTAGCACCTAAGGTGGTGACAGTAGTGGAACAAGACTTGAGCCATGCTGGTTCTTTCTTAGGAAGATTTGTGGAAGCAATACATTACTACTCGGCACTGTTTGACTCATTAGGAGCAAGCTACGGAGAAGAGAGCGAGGAGAGACATGTGGTGGAGCAGCAGCTACTGTCTAAAGAGATAAGGAACGTATTGGCTGTTGGTGGACCGTCCAGGAGCGGTGAAGTGAAGTTTGAGAGCTGGAGGGAGAAGATGCAGCAATGTGGATTCAAAGGGATATCTTTGGCTGGGAATGCAGCAACTCAGGCGACTCTTTTGCTGGGGATGTTTCCATCCGATGGTTATACTTTGGTTGATGATAATGGTACGCTTAAGCTTGGATGGAAAGATCTCTCGTTACTCACTGCTTCAGCTTGGACTCCTTGTtcttag